CCGGGTGGCACCACTGAAGCGGCCATCAGTGATCAAGGCAACATCCTTGTCCAGGTTCATACCGGCAATTGCACTGGTGGGACTGAGCATCTCACGCATCCCCGGGCCTCCCTTCGGTCCCTCATAGCGGATAACGATAACGTCCCCTGCCTTGATCTCTCCAGCAAAGATCGCCTTGATGGTATCTTCCTCACTCTCAAATACTCTCGCTGGTCCTTTATGCACCAACATTTTCTCATCAACAGCACTTCGCTTCACCACAGCCCCATCGGGAGCAAGGTTTCCCCTAAGTACGGCGATACCCCCGGTCTTGCTGAACGGGTTGTCGATGGGTCGAATGACCTCATGGTTGTAGATGGGTGCTGCACTATAGAGTTCCCCGATCGTCTTCGCACTCACCGTTGGCAGGTTTGCATTGAGCAGTCCGGCCTCTCCCAGTTCTCTCATCACTGCAAGTACACCACCAGCCTCATAGAGGTCCTCGATGTGGTCAGGACCAGCTGGGGCAAGATGGCAAAGATTGGGTACCTTGGCAGCAATATCATTCGCCATGAAGATATCCAGGTCGACACCAGCCTCATGGGCTATTGCCGGTAGATGGAGCATGGTGTTGGTACTGCATCCCAAGGCCATATCAACGGCCATCGCATTGGCAAACGCTTCCTTGGTCATGATATCAAGGGGGCGGATGTTCTTTTTCAACAATTCCATGATCTGGTATCCTGCTTCCTTGGCAAGCCGGTCACGAGCACTGTAGACAGCGGGTACGGTTCCATTGCCGGGGAGTCCCATTCCAATGGCTTCGGTCAGGCAGTTCATACTGTTTGCGGTAAACATGCCACTACAAGACCCACAGGTCGGACAGGCATTGTTCTCATAGGAGAGCAACTCTTCCTCACTGATCAGTCCAGCTGCATGGCTTCCCACTTTCTCAAACATGACCGAAAGGCTCGTCCCACAGGAGCTGTCGCCTGGAATCTTACCGGCAAGCATCGGTCCACCGGAGACAAAAATGGAAGGGATGTTCATCCTGGCTGCCGCCATCAACATTCCAGGGACAATCTTGTCACAGTTAGGGACGAAAACCAGAGCATCAAAGGGATGGGCTGTTGCCATGATCTCGATGGAATCAGCGATGACCTCACGGCTTGCCAGAGAGTATTTCATTCCTGTATGACCCATTGCAATACCATCACATACCCCAATAACAGGGAACGATACAGGGTTCCCCCCAGCTTGGCGTACCCCGCTCTTTACAGCGTTGACAATTCTATCAAGGTGAATATGTCCAGGGATGATCTCATTGGCCCCATTCACGATACCAATGATCGGCATGTGGATTTCGCGATCTGTCCATCCCAGTGCCTTCATCAGTGACCGGTGGGGGGACCTATCGGCTCCCTCAGTCATTTGTGCTGAACGTCTCTTGCTTTCGTCCATAATATCCTCCTCCCTTTACAGGGCCTGGGCTATCAAGTTGCCCATCTCACTCGTACCGACCTTTTTCATGCCGTCGGTGTAAATATCTGCTGTGCGGTACCCTGCATCCAACACCGAACTGACTGCCTTCTCAATTGCATCAGCTTCTTCAGAGAGGGAGAAGCTGTAGCGCAACATCATGGCAACCGAGAGTATGGTAGCGATCGGGTTGGCCAGGTCCTTACCTGCAATATCTGGTGCACTGCCGTGTATCGGCTCATACATGCCAAACCCATCTTCAGCCAGGGAAGCAGATGGCAGCATACCAATGGAACCAGTAATCTGGCTTGCCTCATCGCTGAGGATATCCCCAAACATGTTCGAGGTTACAATCACATCGAACTGCCTAGGATTACGTACCAACTGCATGGCAGCATTATCGACATACATGTGGCTTACTTCCACATCAGGGTACTCACTTTGTATTCTTTGTACCACCTCTCTCCAGAGCTGGCTTGAATTGAGGATATTTGCCTTGTCTACACTACATAGGCGCTTTGAGCGCTTCTGGGCAATCTCAAACCCCTTTCGTACGATCCTCTCAATCTCAGCTACTGTATATGCCATGGTATCATAGGCACTGTCCTCAGTGCGACCACGCTCGCCGAAGTAGATACCACCGGTGAGTTCACGAACCACCATGATATCCAGTCCATCACCGATGATCTCGCTCTTCAGGGGGCAGGCATCAGCGAGTTGCTTGTAAAGGATTGCAGGGCGTAAGTTGCAGAACAACCCCATGCCGCCACGCAGGCCAAGCAGGGCTTTCTCTGGTCTGAGGTGGGAAGGAAGGGTATCCCACTTCGGTCCACCAACTGCCCCAAGAAGCACCCCGTCACTCTGCTTGCACCCCTCAAGGGTGGCATCAGGAAGGGGAATTCCTACATTATCGAGGGCCACACCACCTGCATCATAGCTACTGGTAGTGAACTCATGGGAGAATTTCTTTGCGACCGCGTCAAGGACT
This sequence is a window from uncultured Sphaerochaeta sp.. Protein-coding genes within it:
- the ilvD gene encoding dihydroxy-acid dehydratase; this encodes MDESKRRSAQMTEGADRSPHRSLMKALGWTDREIHMPIIGIVNGANEIIPGHIHLDRIVNAVKSGVRQAGGNPVSFPVIGVCDGIAMGHTGMKYSLASREVIADSIEIMATAHPFDALVFVPNCDKIVPGMLMAAARMNIPSIFVSGGPMLAGKIPGDSSCGTSLSVMFEKVGSHAAGLISEEELLSYENNACPTCGSCSGMFTANSMNCLTEAIGMGLPGNGTVPAVYSARDRLAKEAGYQIMELLKKNIRPLDIMTKEAFANAMAVDMALGCSTNTMLHLPAIAHEAGVDLDIFMANDIAAKVPNLCHLAPAGPDHIEDLYEAGGVLAVMRELGEAGLLNANLPTVSAKTIGELYSAAPIYNHEVIRPIDNPFSKTGGIAVLRGNLAPDGAVVKRSAVDEKMLVHKGPARVFESEEDTIKAIFAGEIKAGDVIVIRYEGPKGGPGMREMLSPTSAIAGMNLDKDVALITDGRFSGATRGASIGHVSPEAAEGGPIALVQEGDTISIDIPKGELSLLVDEKTLLERKKQWVCKEPPITTGYLARYAKQVTSASTGAVFKK
- the leuB gene encoding 3-isopropylmalate dehydrogenase; its protein translation is MKKHIALVPGDGIGPDIVREGVKVLDAVAKKFSHEFTTSSYDAGGVALDNVGIPLPDATLEGCKQSDGVLLGAVGGPKWDTLPSHLRPEKALLGLRGGMGLFCNLRPAILYKQLADACPLKSEIIGDGLDIMVVRELTGGIYFGERGRTEDSAYDTMAYTVAEIERIVRKGFEIAQKRSKRLCSVDKANILNSSQLWREVVQRIQSEYPDVEVSHMYVDNAAMQLVRNPRQFDVIVTSNMFGDILSDEASQITGSIGMLPSASLAEDGFGMYEPIHGSAPDIAGKDLANPIATILSVAMMLRYSFSLSEEADAIEKAVSSVLDAGYRTADIYTDGMKKVGTSEMGNLIAQAL